A genomic window from Myotis daubentonii chromosome 4, mMyoDau2.1, whole genome shotgun sequence includes:
- the TMEM248 gene encoding transmembrane protein 248 isoform X2 gives MFNINPLENLKLYISSRPPLVVFMISVSAMAIAFLTLGYFFKIKEIKSPGMAEDWNIFLLRFNDLDLCVSENETLKHLTNDTTTPESTMTSGQARVSTQSPQALEDSGPVNISVAITLTLDPLKPFGGYSRNVTHLYSTILGHQIGLSGREAHEEINITFTLPAAWSSDDCALHSHCEQVVFTACMTLTANPGVFPVTVQPPHCVPDTYSNATLWYKIFMTARDANTKYAQDYNPFWCYKGAIGKVYHTLNPKLTVIVPDVALADA, from the exons ATGTTCAACATCAACCCCCTGGAGAACCTGAAGCTGTACATCAGCAGTCGGCCTCCCCTGGTGGTCTTTATGATCAGTGTGAGCGCCATGGCAATAGCTTTCCTGACCTTGGGCTATTTCTTCAAAATCAAGGAGATTAAGTCACCGGGAATGGCAGAG GATTGGAATATTTTTCTGTTGCGGTTTAATGATTTGGACTTGTGTGTATCAGAGAATGAAACATTAAAGCATCTCACAAATGACACCACAACTCCGGAAAGCACAATGACCAGCGGGCAGGCCAGAGTGTCCACCCAGTCCCCACAGGCACTGGAGGATTCAGGCCCGGTTAACATCTCAGTTGCAATCACCCTCACCCTGGACCCGCTCAAACCCTTTGGAGGGTACTCTCGCAACGTCACCCATCTGTACTCGACCATCTTAGGGCATCAGATTGGACTTTCAG GCAGGGAAGCTCACGAAGAGATAAACATTACCTTTACCCTGCCAGCAGCTTGGAGCTCGGATGACTGTGCCCTTCACAGTCACTGTGAGCAGGTGGTGTTCACAGCCTGCATGACGCTCACAGCCAACCCTGGTGTGTTCCCCGTCACAGT ACAGCCACCGCACTGTGTTCCGGACACATACAGCAATGCCACGCTCTGGTACAAGATCTTCATGACCGCTAGAGATGCCAACACAAAATATGCTCAAGATTACAATCCTTTCTGGTGTTATAAGGGGGCCATTGGAAAAGTCTATCACACTTTAAATCCCAAGCTAACAGTTATTGTTCCAGAT GTTGCTTTGGCTGATGCCTAA
- the TMEM248 gene encoding transmembrane protein 248 isoform X1, which translates to MFNINPLENLKLYISSRPPLVVFMISVSAMAIAFLTLGYFFKIKEIKSPGMAEDWNIFLLRFNDLDLCVSENETLKHLTNDTTTPESTMTSGQARVSTQSPQALEDSGPVNISVAITLTLDPLKPFGGYSRNVTHLYSTILGHQIGLSGREAHEEINITFTLPAAWSSDDCALHSHCEQVVFTACMTLTANPGVFPVTVQPPHCVPDTYSNATLWYKIFMTARDANTKYAQDYNPFWCYKGAIGKVYHTLNPKLTVIVPDDDRSLINLHLMHTSYFLFVMVITMFCYAVIKGRPSKLRQSSPEFCPEKVALADA; encoded by the exons ATGTTCAACATCAACCCCCTGGAGAACCTGAAGCTGTACATCAGCAGTCGGCCTCCCCTGGTGGTCTTTATGATCAGTGTGAGCGCCATGGCAATAGCTTTCCTGACCTTGGGCTATTTCTTCAAAATCAAGGAGATTAAGTCACCGGGAATGGCAGAG GATTGGAATATTTTTCTGTTGCGGTTTAATGATTTGGACTTGTGTGTATCAGAGAATGAAACATTAAAGCATCTCACAAATGACACCACAACTCCGGAAAGCACAATGACCAGCGGGCAGGCCAGAGTGTCCACCCAGTCCCCACAGGCACTGGAGGATTCAGGCCCGGTTAACATCTCAGTTGCAATCACCCTCACCCTGGACCCGCTCAAACCCTTTGGAGGGTACTCTCGCAACGTCACCCATCTGTACTCGACCATCTTAGGGCATCAGATTGGACTTTCAG GCAGGGAAGCTCACGAAGAGATAAACATTACCTTTACCCTGCCAGCAGCTTGGAGCTCGGATGACTGTGCCCTTCACAGTCACTGTGAGCAGGTGGTGTTCACAGCCTGCATGACGCTCACAGCCAACCCTGGTGTGTTCCCCGTCACAGT ACAGCCACCGCACTGTGTTCCGGACACATACAGCAATGCCACGCTCTGGTACAAGATCTTCATGACCGCTAGAGATGCCAACACAAAATATGCTCAAGATTACAATCCTTTCTGGTGTTATAAGGGGGCCATTGGAAAAGTCTATCACACTTTAAATCCCAAGCTAACAGTTATTGTTCCAGAT GATGACCGTTCATTAATAAATTTGCATCTCATGCACACCAGTTACTTCCTCTTCGTCATGGTGATAACAATGTTTTGCTATGCGGTTATCAAGGGCAGACCTAGCAAATTGCGTCAGAGCAGTCCTGAATTTTGTCCTGAGAAG GTTGCTTTGGCTGATGCCTAA
- the TMEM248 gene encoding transmembrane protein 248 isoform X3 — translation MNQDWNIFLLRFNDLDLCVSENETLKHLTNDTTTPESTMTSGQARVSTQSPQALEDSGPVNISVAITLTLDPLKPFGGYSRNVTHLYSTILGHQIGLSGREAHEEINITFTLPAAWSSDDCALHSHCEQVVFTACMTLTANPGVFPVTVQPPHCVPDTYSNATLWYKIFMTARDANTKYAQDYNPFWCYKGAIGKVYHTLNPKLTVIVPDDDRSLINLHLMHTSYFLFVMVITMFCYAVIKGRPSKLRQSSPEFCPEKVALADA, via the exons ATGAATCAG GATTGGAATATTTTTCTGTTGCGGTTTAATGATTTGGACTTGTGTGTATCAGAGAATGAAACATTAAAGCATCTCACAAATGACACCACAACTCCGGAAAGCACAATGACCAGCGGGCAGGCCAGAGTGTCCACCCAGTCCCCACAGGCACTGGAGGATTCAGGCCCGGTTAACATCTCAGTTGCAATCACCCTCACCCTGGACCCGCTCAAACCCTTTGGAGGGTACTCTCGCAACGTCACCCATCTGTACTCGACCATCTTAGGGCATCAGATTGGACTTTCAG GCAGGGAAGCTCACGAAGAGATAAACATTACCTTTACCCTGCCAGCAGCTTGGAGCTCGGATGACTGTGCCCTTCACAGTCACTGTGAGCAGGTGGTGTTCACAGCCTGCATGACGCTCACAGCCAACCCTGGTGTGTTCCCCGTCACAGT ACAGCCACCGCACTGTGTTCCGGACACATACAGCAATGCCACGCTCTGGTACAAGATCTTCATGACCGCTAGAGATGCCAACACAAAATATGCTCAAGATTACAATCCTTTCTGGTGTTATAAGGGGGCCATTGGAAAAGTCTATCACACTTTAAATCCCAAGCTAACAGTTATTGTTCCAGAT GATGACCGTTCATTAATAAATTTGCATCTCATGCACACCAGTTACTTCCTCTTCGTCATGGTGATAACAATGTTTTGCTATGCGGTTATCAAGGGCAGACCTAGCAAATTGCGTCAGAGCAGTCCTGAATTTTGTCCTGAGAAG GTTGCTTTGGCTGATGCCTAA